AGATTATTCAGTACTAGGAGCAGGAGTCATGAAATTTGATGGATCGAGCTGGCAACAATATGCTAAAAAGAATACAGGTTTGGCGGATGATGCAGTTTATGATATGTCCTTGTCGAAAAATGGCAATTTTTGGTTTGGGACTGGCAATGGTGTCAGTAAATTAGTTTATGGTCAGTCCATTGAAAACAGTGAATTCAATGACTTTTCAGTCTATCCAAATCCTAGTAATGGCCTGGTATTTATCCAGCCCACATCATTTGAGAAATATACAATTTCGGTTTATGATATAAACGGGAAAGTGGTTTATCGATCCGAGGAATTAAATGATAGGAGGATTTTGGATTTATCGGACCAAATTTCAGGTTTGTATTTTTTAAAGTTTGTATCAGAAAAAAGAAATTCATCAATTAAAATATTCTTAAACTAAAAAACATGCAAAAACTATTTACACTTATTCTATTTATTGCTCTCGCAAGCAGCACTTTTGCTCAAGTTAACAGCTACAATGGATACAAATGGGGAACTCCCTATTCCGAAATGGAAGATAAACTTGTTCCTTCTGATAATAAAATCCCTGGTTATAAATCCTATGAGATGAAAAACCAAGAAATGAAATTTGAAGGCTTTACAGTACACACTTTGAGTTACGTTTTTAAGAAGAATGTATTTTATGGGGTGAATATTGGTTTTTATAGTAAAGATAAAGAAACAATTCTTGCCTTATTGACTAAAAAATACGGAGAACCTAAAGCAGTTGAAACACCATTTGTAGTAAACTATGAATGGCATCTGGAAAAAACGGCTATGGCTTTAACCTACTTACCCACTAATCAAGGAGATAAAAGCTTGTCCTTTACAATGGGAAAGAAAAAATAAAGGCCTTGATAAATCAAGACCTTTACGTATTCAGGAATTCAGGTTTATAAAATATTTCCTGAACAAAAGCGTTAACCATTAGACGCAAAAATTATGCAAAAGGTTGCCTGAGTAATTTAAATTATTGATTATGAAAAATATACGCTTCTTATTGTTTTTTTTCTTTATTGTTATCTTTTTTTCAAGCCAAGGGCAAGATATTGGTTCTAGCTGGACCATCATGAGTCCCGGAGCTGGCACCACACAGCACGAGCTTATTAAAGGAAAAGGAATGTGCACGCTGCTAAAGAAAAAACAAAAAACCATTGTATTTCGGGAGAATAAAATAAATGAAAACACCTATTCCAAAAGGTTTATGCAGCTCAGGAATAGATCTACTGGGGAAGTATTGTTTGAACAAGAGCTGAAGTTAAGTGAAACGA
The sequence above is drawn from the Bacteroidota bacterium genome and encodes:
- a CDS encoding T9SS type A sorting domain-containing protein, producing DYSVLGAGVMKFDGSSWQQYAKKNTGLADDAVYDMSLSKNGNFWFGTGNGVSKLVYGQSIENSEFNDFSVYPNPSNGLVFIQPTSFEKYTISVYDINGKVVYRSEELNDRRILDLSDQISGLYFLKFVSEKRNSSIKIFLN